The genomic window AATAAATGTCTTAATTTTTTTATTCCTAAAATACTTAAGCGTGGGAATGACTTCGGGGAAGATAGGATGAACAAAAATACCTTCTAGTTTCTTCGACTCAAAGGTGGTTGCCACATTCTGGTTATTTGGATGATTTGGAAAAATTAACTCCAGCTGACTTGCAAAATCTAGTCCTGTAGTCTCTAAATATCTCTTTTTAGCCTCGCTTTTAGAGATATTATATTCCTCTGTCATAAGTTTTACACCCAATCCCGTCAAGAAATGCATGGTATTTGCGATGGTCCCATCAAAATCAAAAATTACAGCTTTAACTTTGCTTCTTATGAGAGAATCCCTCTTTAGAAAATAATCCCATGACAAAAATGTTCTCAATATTACAATTCTATTAGCCTGAATGGCTATAATAATCACGGCAAATAATACAAAAATCGGATGAAAATACGTCATCATTCCACCTATGAAAAGTAAAAACAGTCTAAAGTCTCTGCCTCTTCCAGCAGCAATCAATTTCCCTTTATATTTGTAGCCAAAATTAGCTACTGACTTTGCGGAAGTATAACTAATCATCAAATGTCCTAAAATAGCGAATCCAAAGATAATAAAGATAATTAAAGGACTCCAATAAAATCCAAAAGTCTCTTTATTTCCTATTCCTATTAATGAATAATAAAAAATCCCTAAAAAGATGAGACCATCAACATAGCGGTCAAGAACCGCATCAATGAAATCACCTAATGAAGATTGCATATGCTTAAGCCGTGCTATCTCTCCGTCACAACCATCTAATATGCTTGATATTTGTATCAATAAAGCCCCTATAATGGCATGGCCGAGAAAAAAATATAAACTACTTATAAGACCTACAATAAAGCTCAGTATTGAGACCTGATTAGGAGTGATTCCTCTGTGGGTTTTAAGAAGTAATGGTGTGAATATCCTGGTAGAAAATTTTCGATTTATATATCGAGAAATTAAACCATCAGCAGGTTTTATTAAATTACCCTGTAATAGTTTTTCCGCTTTCTTAAATGCCTCATCATCATCCACATCAATCCAAAAATCACCTTTAATATCAAAGGCTTTAGCCTTTCCCTTGCTGGCCAGCACCCTTATCCCTCCTGAAAGAGAGCTGTCGTCATTATGTAAACTTTCTTCAATGGCGGTGAATATTGCCGGAGAACAAAGAAAAATTCCTGTATCATAAGCGTTATATTTCTTGATATTCTTTCCTATATCTAAAATCCTGTTTTCTTCGACAAGAACTTTGGTAACATCATTAACATCAACAAGCTTATTGGTTTTAATGTTATAATCTACAGCCAGCATAACTTCGCCATCGGCTATTTTCTCATCCTTTAGCCTTACCAGTATCGATTCGTCAAAGATATGATCCCCCATCAACAGGACAAAATTCTCATTTAATAGTTTTTTTGCCTTGAGCACAGATATGCCGTTTCCCCTTTCCCATTCTTCATTTGTGATATGGGTTATATTTATATTTCTGCTCTGGCTAAATCTGTTAAGATATTTCCTTACCTTTTCACCATTGTATCCTGTTACCACATAGAAATCCGTTAGACCGCCCTTCTTTGCGGTTAATATCACCCGTTCAATAAGGGATAATCCCAGAAGTGGAATAAGGGGCTTTGAATCGACCTTAGTTGACAGTCTGCTTCCCCGTCCTGCAGCGATGATTAAGCATTTCATATTTAATCTTCTCTTTTCCCTTTGATGAAATCCTCTGTTAATTGATATGCCTCGCAACCATCTCCTGTTTATTATGGCTTGTAGATGCTAAAATTTCATATAATGGTTATCTTTATCCATTTTAGCATAAGATCTTGGGAACAAATAGCAAACCCGACTCCTTGACAGGTAAGTGGATTCTCTGAAGAAGAGATTGGTTGTATATCTGTTAAATAGAACTCTTTTACCTGTCTGTCAAGGAGGGGGACGAAGGCAGGCCATTTTGCTCATCATATTGCGGATAAAAGAAGTTGTCGAAGGCAATTTAGGGAAATCTTTGATTTCCCTCTTATATGCTATTATATGAAGCGACTGACATATTTCTATAATAGATTTAGCACCAAATGGACGAAGGGTCTGCCTCCATAAAACTATAAGCTAGATGCAGATCATGCCCTGGGGTGGAATTGGCGGTGAAGCCGTTTGAGATATTCCTGGTTTACATGGGTGTAGATCTGGGTGGTGCTGATATCCACATGGCCCAGCATCGCCTGGACGAACCTGAGATCCGCCCCCCGCTCCAGGAGATGGGTGGCAAAGGAGTGACGCAGGGTATGGGGGGTGATCCTCTTGGTGATCCCGGCTCGGAGGGCATAATTCTTCAAGATCTTCCAAAACCCCTGCCTGCTGAGCTTCCCCCCCCTGTTGTTCAAGAAGAGATAGGGGCTTTCCCTCCCCTTGAGGATGACCGGCCTCACCCTCTCCAGGTATATCCCTACCTTTTCCATGGCCACCTCCCCGATGGGGACGATCCTCTCTCTACTCCCCTTTCCCCTGACCGTCACGAACCCCACATCCCTGTTCAGCCCACCTATGGGGAGATCGACAAGCTCCGAGACCCTCATCCCCGTGGCATAGAGGAGTTCCAGCATCGCCCCATCCCTGATCCCCCGAGGGGTCCCAGCATCGGGTTGTGCCAATAGCCTTTCCACCTCCTGAACGGAGAGGACATGGGGTAGGGTTGGACTCACCCTTGGAAGCTCCATATCCTCTAAGGGGTTAACCTCCAGATATCCCTCTTGAGAGAGGTATCTGTACAGGCCGCGCAGGGCTACTAAGGCCCTAGTGATGCTCCTGAGCGAAAGCCCCCTCTTTCTCAATGACAGGACAAAGGCCATGACGGTGAGCTTAGTGGTCTCAGAGAGGGAAGAAATTCCCTCCTGTTCCAAAAAGTCCAGGTAGGCGATAAGGTCTCGGCTATAGGCCTCGAGGGTGTTGCGGGCAAGACCCTTTTCCACCGCCAGGTAGTGGAGGAAGGGGTCCAGAATCTCTTCCTTCATAGGTCTACAATCTTGGCTTCGATTGCCTCTAAACGGGCGATGGCCACGGTACAACGCCCATAGAGCCATCCGCCGCACTCCCCTGGATTCACCACCAGGGTCTCACCCTCCCTCTTTACCTCGGGGATATGGGTGTGGGCATAGACGATGAGGCGATATATTCCGCTGGCCTGCACGGCCTCCAAAATAGGCATCTCATGGGCCACTAGAACCTTCCAACCCCCTAGTTCGAATTCCGCCGGCGGGGGGTGGAGCCTGCCTTCAGATGCCTTCTGCAGTCCCAGCCGCTCTCCATCGTTGTTGCCGAAGACACCTAAATAGTCGCACTTGAGGAGATGATTGAGGGGATGAAGGGAAAAGGGGGCGATATAGTCCCCCGCATGGATCACCATCTCCACCCCTTCGGTGTTGAATAGCTCGCAGGCCCGCTCTATCATCTGCACATGGTCGTGGGAATCGGCCATGATACCTATCTTCATCCCGCTCCTCCCTCAAAGGCCCGTGTGCCCAAATCCCCCCTCACCCCTGGTGCTGACGGGCAGTTCATCCACCTCCTGTAGCTCTGCACGGCAGACCTGATGGATGACCAACTGGGCAACCCTGTCACCATCCCTGATGACGAAGGGCCTATCCCCTAGGTTGATAAGGATCGCCCCTATCTCGCCCCGGTAGTCGGCATCGACGGTCCCAGGGGAGTTGAGCAGGGTCACACCATGCCTCAGGGCCAGCCCGCTACGGGGTCTCACTTGGGCCTCGTACCCCTTTGGTAGGGTAATAGCAACCCCAGTGGGGATGAGGCGCCATCGGCCTGGGGCCAAGGTAACCTCCCCTTCCTCCAGGCAGGCGAAAAGATCCATCCCTGAGGAATACGGCGTCATATACTGGGGGAGCCTTGCCCCATCCCCCCTTAACCTCCTCACCTGCACCCTCACCATCTCACAGATCCAATCCCTTCCAAGGGAGCTCCCCTTCCTCTATGGTCCCCAAAAGGGTGAGACAGAGGGTACGGGAATCGAGCATCTCATGGGCTACATAGGCAATACCCTCTTCCGAAACCCCACCCAGTTCCTGCAGGGCCTCTTCCAGGGGTATGTGGCGGCTGAAATAGATCTCATTCTTGGCCAGCCTGCTCATTCTCCCCTCGGAACCTTCCAGGCTAAGTATCATACCCCCCCTTAGATATTCCTTGGCTGCCAACAGGTCCTCCGTCCTTATCCTCCCCGCCCTTATGGCCTTTAATTCTTGAAGAATTAAGGCAACTACCTCCTGTACCTCATCCTTGGTGGTGCCGGCATAGACCCCGAAAAGGCCGGTATCGGTATAGGTGTTGAGGAAGGAGTATATGCTATAGGCCAAACCCCTCTTCTCCCTGATCTCCTGAAAGAGCCGTGAGCTCATGTTTCCCCCCAGCATGGTGTTCAGGGCATGGCCAGCAAACCTGAGACTGTGACCATAATGGATACCCTTGGTCCCTAGGCAGAAGTGAATCTGCTCTAGATCCCGGTATTTGACCTTTATCCGTACCTTTCCTCCCTGAGTCCCCTCACGCTTTGCCATAGAACGGCCAGGCTTGAGATGGCCGAGCTGGGCCTCTACCATCCTCACCATCTGTTGGTGATCCAGCCTCCCTGCTGCAGCCACGATCAGCTTGTCCGGGGTGTAGTTTTCCTGAAAGAAGGTGACGATCTGGTCGCGTTGGAAGGAGAGGACATTCTCCTGCGCCCCAGCTACCGGGTATCCCAGGGGGTGATCCCCCCAAAAGGAACGGTGGAAGAGGTCGTGGATGTAGTCATCGGGGGTATCCTCGACCATCTTTATTTCCTGCAGGACCACCATCCTCTCCCTCTCTATCTCCTGGGGGTCAAAGACGGAGTTGGCAAGGATATCGGCTAATATATCTATGGCCAAGACAACGTCTTTATGGAGGACCTTTGCATGGAGGCAGGTGTACTCCTTTCCGGTAAAGGCGTTGATGCTTCCCCCCACCGACTCTATCTCCCTACTTATATCAAATGCGCTGCGTCTCTTCGTCCCCTTAAAGAGTAGGTGTTCAATGAAGTGAGAAAGGCCGTTCTCCCTGGCCTCCTCATCCCTGGACCCTGTGGTAATCCATATCCCAAGGGAGATTGACTCCAGGTTCGGGATCACCTCCGTCACCACCCTGATTCCATTATCTAATACGCTCTTCTGATAGAGTCCCATTCCCTTGAAAATACACAGTATGAAAAAACGCTTGATAATGTCTCAGCCTTCAACTCCCTTCTCGGCCATACTTCAAGGAGCTTCGCCCCCTGAAACCCTTCAAAAAGAAAGGGTTGGTTTCAAGGATTCAAGTGGTTTTTCTTTTGCTAAAATCTTAGGTCCCTTGAATCCTGTATTTTCATTGCGGGGATATGGAGAAACCCTCATGAGGGTTTACAAAAAAAGACCGATCTCTTCGGCCTTGTTGCTCTTTGAATCGGGTGATGGAAGGTGATCAAAACCTCTTCTCCTCACCTTCACGTCTCCCTCTTTGCCGCTCCTCTAATAGGACTGCCCGACGGCTCAACTTGATCTTGCCGTTGCTGTCTATCTCGATGACCTTTACCTTTATCTCATCCCCCATCCTTAGGACATCAGAGACTTTTCCCACCCTTCCCTCTGCCAATTGGGAGATGTGTACCAGACCTTCCACCCCGGGTAGGATCTCAAGGAAGGCGCCGAAGTCAACGATCTTCTTGACCTTTCCCGTGTATACCCCCCCCACCTCTGCCTCCTGGGACGACTTCCTTACCAGGGCTATAGCCTCCTCGATGGCCTCGGCAGAAGGGGAGGCGATCTTTACAATCCCGCTATCCTCGACGTCCACCTTCACCCCTGTCTTTTCAACGATGGACTTGATATTCTTACCCAAGGGTCCGATGACATCCTTTATTCGATCCGGGTTGATCTGGATGGTCACGATGCGGGGGGCGTGTTTGGAGAGGTCCTTTCTCGGCTTATCCAAGGTATTACTCATGGCATCGAGGACATAAAGTCGGGCCTCTCTGGCCTGGTGGAGGACCTTTTCCATGATGTCCCGACTAAGACCAGGAATCTTCACATCCATCTGAAGGGCGGTGATCCCCTCTGTGGTCCCGGCCAATTTAAAGTCCATATCGCCGTGATGATCTTCGTCCCCGACGATGTCGGTGAGAATGGCCACCTGATCATCCTCCTTCATCAGGCCCATGGCGATACCTGCCACTGAGGCCTTTATGGGAACCCCTGCGTCCATCAAGGAGAGGCAACCGCCGCAAACAGTGGCCATGGAGGAGGAGCCATTGGACTCCAATACCTCAGAGACCACGCGGATGGTATAGGGAAACTCCTCGGCAGAAGGCAAAACAGGCAGCAGGGCCCTCTCGGCCAGGGCGCCATGTCCGATCTCCCGCCGGCTGGGTGAGCGCAAAAAGGATACCTCCCCTACACAGAAAGGGGGGAAGTTGTAATGGAGCATGAAGGTCTTATATATCTCCCCCTCCAAGAGGGACTCCACCTTCTGCTCGTCCTCAGATGTGCCGAAGGTGGTGACGGCCAAGACCTGCGTCTCTCCCCTGGTGAAGAGGGCTGAACCATGAGTACGAGGTAGTAGGCCCACCTCACAGCTAACCGGCCTGATGTCAACAAGACCCCTTCCATCGATTCTCTTTTTGTCCTTAAAGATGGAGGAGCGTACCACCTCTCGCTCAGCATCCTCAAAGGCCCTCTTCACCTCGGAGCTAAACTCTCTCTCTGCCCCGCCGAATCTCTCCATGGCCTCCTGAAATATCTCGTTTATCCTGTCTCTGCGCTCAATCTTGCAAGAGATATGGAAGGCATCTTGAAGGAGGGGTTTTACAAATCCCTTCTCCTCCTCCCAGAGGGGACCACCCTCTCCCAGGGGGACGTACGGCCTTTTGTCCTTTCCGCAGATCTCCCTAAGCTCATCCTGTATGTCAAGGATCGGTTTGAGGGCCTCATAGCCATAGAAGATTGCCTCAAGAAGCACCTGCTCATCTACAATCCTGCCCCCTCCCTCTACCATCACCATCCCCTCTCTGTTCCCCGCTACGATAAGGTCCAAGTCACTCCTTTCCAAATCGTCCGTAGTGGGATTGATAATAAAATCCCCGTCTGTTCTACCCACCTTGACCCCTGCAACAGGCCCCATAAAGGGGATGTTCGATGCCTGCAGGGCAGCCGAGGCCCCGATCATCCCCAAGATGGAGGGATCGTTCTGTTGATCGGCGGAAAGCACCGTGGCGATCACCTGGGTCTCGTTGAGGAATCCCTTGGGAAAAAGGGGTCTGATGCTCCTGTCTATCAGACGGGAGGAAAGGATCTCTCGGGCGGTAGGACGCCCCTCCCGCTTAAAGAAGCCCCCGGGGATCCGGCCTGCCGCATAGGTCATCTCAATATAGTTCACCGTTAGTGGGAAGAAGTCCACCCCCTCCCTCGGCTCCCTATTGGACACCGCCGTGACCAAGACCACGGTCTCTCCATATTGGACAAGGATGGCGCCATCGGCCTGCCTGGCAACCCCCTCGGTCTCAATTGAAAGGTGCCGTCCAGCCCATTCTCTATCCACTTTCTTCTTCATATAACTCATCTCCTTCCTAGAACAAAGCGCTATTTCCTGATCCCCAGCCGTTCGATCAGGCTTCGGTAACTCGCCACATCTTGACGTTTTAGATAATCGAGGAGGGATCTCCTCAGACTGACCAGTTTGAGGAGACCTCGGCGGGAGTGATGATCCTTCTTGTGCATCTTGAAGTGTCTCGTCAGATAGTTTATCCTCTCGGTGAGCAGCGCTATCTGCACCTCGGAAGACCCGGTATCTTTATCGTGCAACCTGAATTGTTCTATGACCTCCTTCTTCCTCTCGGCATCCAAAACCATTTACTTTCCTCCCTGATCCATCCGTATTCTTTAGTTTATCTCTATCACTAAGAGAGGGTTTTGTAAATATTACATCATGAAATACCCTCAGGGGCCTGAGTAAAAGGCCCTTCTCCCCCCTTTTAAGACTCCCTACGGCAACAAGCCCTCCCCCTTCTGCCAAAAGCACCCGAACCAGTCCCTCATTCTCCTTGCACCCAAGAGGAAGCCCATCCAAGATTATGGCCTGGCCCTGACGGACCCGAAAGGCCCAATCCTGTCCCACCTCGACCGCAGGCAAAAAACCCAAGGCCTGAGATAGGGGAAGAATCCGCTCCTCCAATTCCACTTTTCTCATCAGCTCTTTAATTTCTTCCAGGGAAAGGGCATCCTTCAGGGAGAAAGGGCCACTTTTTGTCCTGCACAGCTTTGCCAGATGGGCGCCACAGCCCAATTCTCCCCCGATATCATGG from Deltaproteobacteria bacterium includes these protein-coding regions:
- a CDS encoding NTP transferase domain-containing protein → MKCLIIAAGRGSRLSTKVDSKPLIPLLGLSLIERVILTAKKGGLTDFYVVTGYNGEKVRKYLNRFSQSRNINITHITNEEWERGNGISVLKAKKLLNENFVLLMGDHIFDESILVRLKDEKIADGEVMLAVDYNIKTNKLVDVNDVTKVLVEENRILDIGKNIKKYNAYDTGIFLCSPAIFTAIEESLHNDDSSLSGGIRVLASKGKAKAFDIKGDFWIDVDDDEAFKKAEKLLQGNLIKPADGLISRYINRKFSTRIFTPLLLKTHRGITPNQVSILSFIVGLISSLYFFLGHAIIGALLIQISSILDGCDGEIARLKHMQSSLGDFIDAVLDRYVDGLIFLGIFYYSLIGIGNKETFGFYWSPLIIFIIFGFAILGHLMISYTSAKSVANFGYKYKGKLIAAGRGRDFRLFLLFIGGMMTYFHPIFVLFAVIIIAIQANRIVILRTFLSWDYFLKRDSLIRSKVKAVIFDFDGTIANTMHFLTGLGVKLMTEEYNISKSEAKKRYLETTGLDFASQLELIFPNHPNNQNVATTFESKKLEGIFVHPIFPEVIPTLKYFRNKKIKTFI
- the xerD gene encoding site-specific tyrosine recombinase XerD, which produces MKEEILDPFLHYLAVEKGLARNTLEAYSRDLIAYLDFLEQEGISSLSETTKLTVMAFVLSLRKRGLSLRSITRALVALRGLYRYLSQEGYLEVNPLEDMELPRVSPTLPHVLSVQEVERLLAQPDAGTPRGIRDGAMLELLYATGMRVSELVDLPIGGLNRDVGFVTVRGKGSRERIVPIGEVAMEKVGIYLERVRPVILKGRESPYLFLNNRGGKLSRQGFWKILKNYALRAGITKRITPHTLRHSFATHLLERGADLRFVQAMLGHVDISTTQIYTHVNQEYLKRLHRQFHPRA
- a CDS encoding metallophosphoesterase; its protein translation is MKIGIMADSHDHVQMIERACELFNTEGVEMVIHAGDYIAPFSLHPLNHLLKCDYLGVFGNNDGERLGLQKASEGRLHPPPAEFELGGWKVLVAHEMPILEAVQASGIYRLIVYAHTHIPEVKREGETLVVNPGECGGWLYGRCTVAIARLEAIEAKIVDL
- the dut gene encoding dUTP diphosphatase, yielding MVRVQVRRLRGDGARLPQYMTPYSSGMDLFACLEEGEVTLAPGRWRLIPTGVAITLPKGYEAQVRPRSGLALRHGVTLLNSPGTVDADYRGEIGAILINLGDRPFVIRDGDRVAQLVIHQVCRAELQEVDELPVSTRGEGGFGHTGL
- a CDS encoding insulinase family protein, with the protein product MGLYQKSVLDNGIRVVTEVIPNLESISLGIWITTGSRDEEARENGLSHFIEHLLFKGTKRRSAFDISREIESVGGSINAFTGKEYTCLHAKVLHKDVVLAIDILADILANSVFDPQEIERERMVVLQEIKMVEDTPDDYIHDLFHRSFWGDHPLGYPVAGAQENVLSFQRDQIVTFFQENYTPDKLIVAAAGRLDHQQMVRMVEAQLGHLKPGRSMAKREGTQGGKVRIKVKYRDLEQIHFCLGTKGIHYGHSLRFAGHALNTMLGGNMSSRLFQEIREKRGLAYSIYSFLNTYTDTGLFGVYAGTTKDEVQEVVALILQELKAIRAGRIRTEDLLAAKEYLRGGMILSLEGSEGRMSRLAKNEIYFSRHIPLEEALQELGGVSEEGIAYVAHEMLDSRTLCLTLLGTIEEGELPWKGLDL
- the pnp gene encoding polyribonucleotide nucleotidyltransferase gives rise to the protein MKKKVDREWAGRHLSIETEGVARQADGAILVQYGETVVLVTAVSNREPREGVDFFPLTVNYIEMTYAAGRIPGGFFKREGRPTAREILSSRLIDRSIRPLFPKGFLNETQVIATVLSADQQNDPSILGMIGASAALQASNIPFMGPVAGVKVGRTDGDFIINPTTDDLERSDLDLIVAGNREGMVMVEGGGRIVDEQVLLEAIFYGYEALKPILDIQDELREICGKDKRPYVPLGEGGPLWEEEKGFVKPLLQDAFHISCKIERRDRINEIFQEAMERFGGAEREFSSEVKRAFEDAEREVVRSSIFKDKKRIDGRGLVDIRPVSCEVGLLPRTHGSALFTRGETQVLAVTTFGTSEDEQKVESLLEGEIYKTFMLHYNFPPFCVGEVSFLRSPSRREIGHGALAERALLPVLPSAEEFPYTIRVVSEVLESNGSSSMATVCGGCLSLMDAGVPIKASVAGIAMGLMKEDDQVAILTDIVGDEDHHGDMDFKLAGTTEGITALQMDVKIPGLSRDIMEKVLHQAREARLYVLDAMSNTLDKPRKDLSKHAPRIVTIQINPDRIKDVIGPLGKNIKSIVEKTGVKVDVEDSGIVKIASPSAEAIEEAIALVRKSSQEAEVGGVYTGKVKKIVDFGAFLEILPGVEGLVHISQLAEGRVGKVSDVLRMGDEIKVKVIEIDSNGKIKLSRRAVLLEERQRGRREGEEKRF
- the rpsO gene encoding 30S ribosomal protein S15, with the protein product MVLDAERKKEVIEQFRLHDKDTGSSEVQIALLTERINYLTRHFKMHKKDHHSRRGLLKLVSLRRSLLDYLKRQDVASYRSLIERLGIRK